The Faecalibacter sp. LW9 genome has a segment encoding these proteins:
- a CDS encoding DUF4254 domain-containing protein, with protein MTFTEKAWAIFNQSINDYHKFDDVNKPIENPYDESNLLEHLLYKKNWIDTVQWHLEDIIRDPQIDPVEALSLKRWIDKSNQERTDMVEYVDSWFLQQYADVEVKADAKINTESPAWAVDRFSILSLKVYHMQQEVDRTDATPEHIAACQAKLDVLKQQHIDLSTAIEELLEDFKAGNKYMKVYKQMKMYNDESLNPVLYANKK; from the coding sequence ATGACGTTTACAGAAAAAGCTTGGGCGATTTTCAACCAATCAATTAACGATTACCATAAATTCGACGACGTTAACAAACCAATCGAAAATCCTTACGACGAGTCTAATTTATTAGAGCACTTGTTATACAAAAAAAACTGGATTGATACGGTTCAGTGGCATTTAGAAGATATCATTCGTGATCCTCAAATTGATCCTGTGGAAGCGTTAAGTTTAAAACGATGGATTGATAAATCAAATCAAGAACGTACGGATATGGTAGAGTACGTCGATAGCTGGTTTTTACAACAATATGCTGATGTTGAAGTAAAAGCGGATGCAAAGATTAATACCGAATCTCCTGCTTGGGCGGTGGATCGCTTCTCGATTTTATCGTTAAAAGTTTACCACATGCAACAAGAAGTTGATCGTACAGATGCTACTCCTGAACATATTGCTGCTTGTCAAGCAAAATTAGACGTATTAAAACAACAACACATTGATTTGTCAACAGCAATCGAAGAGTTATTAGAAGATTTTAAAGCAGGAAACAAATACATGAAAGTGTACAAACAAATGAAAATGTACAATGATGAGTCTTTAAACCCTGTTTTATACGCCAATAAAAAATAA
- a CDS encoding twin-arginine translocase TatA/TatE family subunit, producing the protein MGMFGGKEWILIIIVVLLLFGGKKIPELMRGLGSGIKEFKDATKNEDKDQDPKKEN; encoded by the coding sequence ATGGGAATGTTTGGAGGTAAAGAATGGATTCTTATTATTATCGTAGTTCTTTTATTATTTGGAGGAAAGAAAATTCCAGAATTAATGAGAGGATTAGGATCTGGAATTAAAGAATTCAAAGATGCTACGAAAAATGAAGATAAGGACCAAGATCCTAAGAAAGAAAATTAA
- a CDS encoding peptidoglycan DD-metalloendopeptidase family protein yields the protein MRIVLTAILCSFSIWASAQVPYNKENLQKQNAQLKKEILQLSQALKKNQEGSKLNVEYVQNLSKKIDTQTKLVNNLSKEKRFIEDEIYLTQLEINKLSRELEVLKDDYKKILIKAYKNRSADNKLLFVLSSKSLSQAYRRVKYLEKYSDYQLAKAEEIIGKTSDIKKKKDQREKAKQDKEKVLTQQQLFSQSLEKERLEKERAVAEFRKNEDVIAAEINAKQAAQRQIDAQIKAIIEEEIRQAKLRAEKDKRDWDAARSANTVAAYNEYLKEHQKGDYVSAARRNIAIIQADAKAWNVARSNHTKSSYQLYLKEHPKGSFASTARTEIAKFEQLEREAEAERQRIIAQRKAEEEARLKAQKEEDQRKIAAARAEAEAKAKAEAEAKVVAKVPEKEKVVVADKPKPAENFDDKPDSGSLSGDFLANKGRLPWPVAKGRVVSHFGTNSHPILSNITTVNSGVDIATGKGSSARAVFEGTVTTVMAVPGGNKAVLVSHGSYFTVYTNLSSVNVSKGDKVGRGQLLGLIDTSPTGETVMNFQVWNGSTRQNPAQWIAGM from the coding sequence ATGAGGATTGTTTTAACCGCAATTTTATGCTCTTTTAGTATTTGGGCTAGTGCCCAAGTGCCGTATAACAAAGAGAATTTGCAAAAACAAAATGCACAATTAAAGAAAGAGATTCTACAATTGAGCCAAGCTTTGAAAAAAAATCAAGAAGGCTCAAAGTTGAATGTTGAATATGTGCAAAATCTTTCGAAAAAAATAGATACTCAAACCAAATTAGTCAACAATTTAAGCAAAGAGAAACGCTTTATTGAGGATGAAATTTATTTGACACAATTAGAAATCAATAAACTTTCGCGCGAATTAGAGGTTTTAAAAGATGATTATAAAAAGATTTTAATCAAAGCTTATAAAAACCGTTCAGCTGACAATAAACTTTTATTTGTATTATCTTCTAAAAGTTTAAGTCAAGCGTATCGTCGTGTAAAATATTTGGAAAAATATTCGGATTACCAATTAGCGAAAGCTGAAGAAATTATTGGGAAAACTTCGGACATTAAAAAGAAGAAAGATCAACGCGAAAAAGCGAAACAAGACAAAGAAAAAGTCTTAACTCAGCAGCAATTATTTAGTCAATCGTTGGAAAAAGAACGTTTGGAAAAAGAACGAGCTGTCGCTGAATTCCGTAAGAATGAAGATGTAATTGCAGCAGAAATTAACGCAAAACAAGCTGCTCAACGTCAGATTGATGCTCAAATCAAAGCGATAATTGAAGAAGAAATTCGTCAAGCCAAATTAAGAGCAGAAAAAGATAAAAGGGATTGGGATGCTGCGCGTTCTGCCAATACTGTAGCAGCTTATAATGAGTATTTAAAAGAACACCAAAAAGGTGATTATGTCTCTGCAGCTCGTCGTAATATTGCGATTATCCAAGCCGATGCAAAAGCATGGAATGTGGCGCGATCAAATCACACGAAATCTTCTTATCAATTGTATTTAAAAGAACATCCGAAAGGAAGTTTTGCTTCGACGGCGCGAACTGAAATTGCTAAATTTGAGCAATTAGAAAGAGAAGCCGAAGCCGAACGTCAGCGTATTATCGCGCAACGTAAAGCGGAAGAAGAAGCGCGTCTTAAAGCACAAAAAGAAGAAGATCAACGTAAAATTGCAGCTGCCCGTGCTGAAGCCGAAGCCAAAGCCAAAGCTGAAGCTGAAGCCAAAGTCGTAGCTAAGGTTCCTGAAAAAGAAAAAGTAGTGGTAGCGGATAAGCCAAAACCAGCAGAGAATTTTGATGATAAACCTGATTCAGGATCATTGTCAGGAGATTTCTTAGCCAATAAAGGACGTTTACCATGGCCGGTGGCAAAAGGTCGAGTAGTGAGTCATTTTGGAACGAATTCGCATCCAATCTTATCAAACATTACAACCGTGAACAGTGGTGTGGATATTGCCACAGGAAAAGGTTCTAGTGCAAGAGCAGTATTTGAAGGTACTGTAACAACAGTAATGGCCGTACCAGGAGGAAACAAAGCCGTATTAGTGAGTCATGGCTCTTATTTTACCGTGTATACCAACTTATCCAGTGTGAATGTTTCTAAAGGTGATAAAGTAGGGCGTGGACAATTATTAGGATTAATTGATACCTCTCCTACAGGGGAAACGGTGATGAACTTCCAAGTTTGGAATGGATCAACAAGACAAAATCCTGCACAATGGATTGCAGGAATGTAA